The proteins below come from a single Nocardiopsis gilva YIM 90087 genomic window:
- a CDS encoding alpha/beta fold hydrolase, which produces MIGAAALTGVLVSAPPAAADTADTVAPDLQSFYDQEPSWKPCGGGLDGLECAKIVVPMDYDNPKGEKIRVAISRHKATDRDHRRGVLLINPGGPGGTGLGMAQYLSDQRIAEVYDLIGFDPRGVGKSTQLRCTEPDLDDLELSSRPTNAELHNFTEAARRTEEGCDRTAGSLRPHITTANTARDMDVIRGVLGEEKTNYLGYSYGTYLGAVYGSLFPDRMDRSVLDSSIHPDRVWRDTWLAMSRAHTENVERFTEWAAENDAELGLGDSPEAVFQTMEDVAQQLHENPVDGFDRTSFDQTVFGLNRDQGRWDVLASFISSFRDGDSAAAREAAKAGSLRIAADRERLADGGPSTFTTIRCEADWPKGTGGYYADMREYTDKYAYGLGAMLSAPDACTFRSYTPDEKPVELKRDGYPTGIVVQGHYDTQTAWAGGPAMAKRLRDSLIIVENDSNHGYYGGPDYDCVTEQIDDYLIDGILPGSATTCPGQPMPNLKSADTADEDNLTEKVQEQIDEEEEQPAPPVPAPIPAA; this is translated from the coding sequence ATGATCGGCGCCGCCGCCCTCACCGGCGTCCTCGTCTCAGCGCCGCCCGCCGCGGCCGACACGGCCGATACGGTCGCCCCCGACCTCCAGAGCTTCTATGACCAGGAGCCCTCCTGGAAGCCGTGCGGCGGCGGGCTCGACGGCCTGGAGTGCGCCAAGATCGTGGTCCCCATGGACTACGACAACCCCAAGGGCGAGAAGATCCGCGTCGCCATCTCGCGGCACAAGGCCACCGACCGCGACCACCGCCGCGGCGTCCTGCTCATCAATCCCGGCGGCCCCGGCGGCACTGGCCTGGGGATGGCCCAGTACCTCAGCGACCAGAGGATCGCCGAGGTCTACGACCTCATCGGCTTCGACCCGCGCGGTGTCGGCAAGTCGACCCAGCTCCGGTGCACCGAGCCCGACCTCGACGACCTCGAACTCTCCAGCCGCCCGACCAACGCCGAGCTGCACAACTTCACCGAAGCGGCACGCCGGACCGAGGAGGGCTGCGACCGGACGGCCGGTTCGCTGCGCCCCCACATCACCACCGCCAACACCGCCCGCGACATGGACGTGATCCGCGGCGTGCTCGGCGAGGAGAAGACCAACTACCTCGGCTACTCCTACGGCACCTACCTCGGCGCCGTCTACGGCAGCCTCTTCCCCGACCGCATGGACCGCAGCGTCCTCGACTCCTCGATCCACCCCGACCGCGTCTGGCGCGACACCTGGCTCGCGATGTCCCGCGCCCACACCGAGAACGTCGAGCGCTTCACCGAGTGGGCCGCGGAGAACGACGCCGAGCTCGGCCTTGGTGACAGCCCCGAGGCCGTGTTCCAGACCATGGAGGACGTGGCCCAACAGCTCCACGAGAACCCGGTCGACGGCTTCGACCGCACCTCCTTCGACCAGACCGTCTTCGGGCTCAACCGGGACCAGGGGCGCTGGGACGTCCTGGCGTCCTTCATCTCCAGCTTCCGCGACGGCGACAGCGCCGCGGCCCGGGAAGCGGCCAAGGCGGGATCGCTGCGCATCGCCGCCGACCGCGAGCGGCTGGCCGACGGCGGCCCCTCCACCTTCACCACCATCCGGTGCGAGGCCGACTGGCCGAAGGGGACCGGCGGATACTACGCCGACATGCGCGAGTACACCGACAAGTACGCCTACGGGCTGGGCGCCATGCTGTCCGCCCCCGACGCGTGCACCTTCCGCTCCTACACCCCCGATGAGAAGCCGGTGGAGCTGAAGCGCGACGGCTACCCGACCGGCATCGTCGTCCAGGGCCACTACGACACCCAGACCGCCTGGGCGGGCGGCCCGGCCATGGCCAAGCGGCTGCGTGACAGCCTCATCATCGTCGAGAACGACAGCAACCACGGCTACTACGGCGGCCCGGACTACGACTGCGTCACCGAGCAGATCGATGACTACCTCATCGACGGCATCCTGCCCGGCAGCGCCACCACCTGCCCAGGCCAGCCCATGCCCAACCTGAAGTCGGCCGACACCGCCGACGAGGACAACCTCACCGAAAAGGTGCAGGAGCAGATCGACGAGGAGGAAGAGCAGCCCGCTCCGCCGGTCCCCGCTCCGATTCCCGCCGCTTAG
- a CDS encoding alpha-mannosidase: protein MHDDRTLVEDRVTRVLNERIRPAVYPETVPMEIARWDVAGEPVPVAAGLFAPYTAASVGDAWGPPWGTTWFRVRGEVPPEWSGSTVEAVIDLGFDERMPGFQCEGLAYTADGAVVKGLSPRNRWLRVGSPATGGQRVEYYVEAAANPVVLGVPPFQPTELGDRETAHDRPLYVVRGVDLAVFDATVWELVQDMDVLDQLMRELPVDSPRRWELLRALERALDAVDLADVNATAARAREELAPALAAPAHTSAHRISAIGHAHIDSAWLWPLRETVRKVARTTANVAALMDDHPEFLFAMSQAQQLAWIKEHRPEVYERVKKKASEGKFVPVGGMWVEADTNMPGAEALARQFVYGQRFFAEEFGTDTREVWLPDSFGYSAALPQIVKLSGSEWFLTQKISWNQKNPFPHHTFWWEGIDGTRVFTHFPPVDTYNSELSGREMAHAARNYREKGAGTRSLAPFGWGDGGGGPTREMLARAERLRDLEGSPKVEIERPADFFAKARQEYADAPVWLGELYLELHRATYTSQAATKQGNRRSEHLLREAELWAATAALRTGLDYPYERLDRVWRTVLLHQFHDILPGTSIAWVHREAAATYAAVAAELTELIDTAQRALSGALPTAGDADRDAEGPGIVFNAAPHARNGVPALGAGAATPASGEVRHIREGGTHVLNNGLIRLAVDADGLVTSVLDLREGREALAPGARGNLLQLHPDFPNMWDAWDVDSFYRNTVVDLVDADDVTAGRAADGGVEVRVRRTFGSSAVTQTLTLRPGTKRLDIATEVDWRETEKFLKAAFPLDVRADDAASEIQFGHVRRPTHTNTSWDAAKFETCAHRWIHVGEPGYGHGVVNDSTYGHDVTRDVRPDGGTTTTVRLSLLRAPRFPDPRTDHGVHRFSYALVPGAEVGDAVREGYRINLPERVVPGDGEVPPLVTVDHPGVVVEAVKLAEDRSGDVVVRMYESRGTRARAEVAFGFDTGRATRVDLLERRLPDAPEPEETGTGVRLALRPFEIVTLRAPRTG from the coding sequence ATGCACGACGACCGCACGCTGGTCGAGGACCGCGTCACCCGAGTCCTCAACGAACGCATCCGCCCCGCCGTCTACCCGGAGACGGTTCCGATGGAGATCGCTCGCTGGGACGTCGCGGGCGAGCCGGTGCCGGTCGCGGCCGGGCTCTTCGCGCCCTACACGGCCGCGTCGGTGGGCGACGCGTGGGGGCCGCCCTGGGGCACCACCTGGTTCCGGGTGCGCGGCGAGGTGCCTCCCGAGTGGTCGGGGAGCACCGTCGAGGCCGTCATCGACCTCGGCTTCGACGAGCGCATGCCCGGCTTCCAGTGCGAGGGCCTGGCCTACACGGCCGACGGCGCCGTGGTGAAGGGGCTCAGCCCGCGCAACCGCTGGCTGCGCGTCGGCTCCCCGGCGACCGGCGGGCAGCGGGTCGAGTACTACGTCGAAGCCGCCGCCAACCCGGTCGTCCTGGGCGTCCCCCCCTTCCAGCCCACCGAGCTCGGCGACCGGGAGACCGCCCACGACCGCCCGCTGTACGTGGTGCGCGGCGTGGACCTCGCGGTCTTCGACGCGACCGTGTGGGAGCTGGTCCAGGACATGGACGTGCTCGACCAGCTCATGCGCGAGCTGCCTGTCGACTCGCCGCGCCGCTGGGAGCTGCTGCGGGCGCTGGAGCGCGCGCTCGACGCCGTCGACCTGGCCGACGTCAACGCGACGGCCGCCCGCGCGCGGGAGGAGCTGGCCCCCGCCCTGGCCGCGCCCGCGCACACCAGCGCGCACCGGATCTCGGCCATCGGGCACGCGCACATCGACTCGGCCTGGCTGTGGCCGCTGCGCGAGACGGTGCGCAAGGTGGCGCGTACCACCGCCAACGTCGCCGCTCTGATGGACGACCACCCCGAGTTCCTGTTCGCGATGTCCCAGGCCCAGCAGCTGGCGTGGATCAAGGAGCACCGCCCCGAGGTCTATGAGCGCGTCAAGAAGAAGGCGTCAGAGGGGAAGTTCGTGCCCGTCGGTGGCATGTGGGTGGAGGCCGACACCAACATGCCCGGGGCCGAGGCCCTGGCCCGGCAGTTCGTCTACGGCCAGCGGTTCTTCGCCGAGGAGTTCGGGACCGACACCCGCGAGGTGTGGCTGCCCGACAGCTTCGGCTACTCCGCCGCCCTGCCGCAGATCGTGAAGCTGTCGGGGTCGGAGTGGTTCCTCACCCAGAAGATCTCCTGGAACCAGAAGAACCCCTTCCCGCACCACACCTTCTGGTGGGAGGGCATCGACGGCACCCGCGTCTTCACCCACTTCCCGCCCGTCGACACTTACAACTCCGAGCTGTCCGGCCGGGAAATGGCGCACGCCGCGCGCAACTACCGCGAGAAGGGTGCGGGCACCCGGTCGCTGGCCCCCTTCGGCTGGGGCGACGGCGGGGGCGGCCCGACCCGCGAGATGCTGGCCCGCGCCGAGCGCCTGCGCGACCTCGAAGGGTCGCCGAAGGTGGAGATCGAGCGTCCGGCCGACTTCTTCGCCAAGGCGCGCCAGGAGTACGCCGACGCGCCGGTGTGGCTCGGCGAGCTCTACCTGGAGCTGCACCGCGCCACCTACACCAGCCAGGCCGCCACCAAGCAGGGCAACCGGCGCAGTGAGCACCTGCTGCGGGAGGCCGAGCTGTGGGCGGCGACGGCGGCGCTCCGCACCGGCCTCGACTACCCCTATGAGCGGCTGGACCGCGTGTGGCGCACGGTCCTGCTGCACCAGTTCCACGACATCCTCCCGGGCACGTCGATCGCCTGGGTGCACCGCGAGGCGGCGGCCACCTATGCCGCCGTGGCAGCCGAGCTCACCGAGCTCATCGACACCGCCCAGCGCGCCTTGTCCGGGGCGCTGCCGACCGCTGGGGACGCGGATAGGGACGCGGAAGGACCCGGCATCGTGTTCAACGCCGCCCCGCACGCGCGCAACGGGGTCCCCGCCCTCGGCGCCGGGGCCGCGACCCCTGCCTCGGGAGAGGTGCGGCATATCCGCGAGGGCGGGACCCATGTGCTGAACAACGGCCTGATCCGGCTCGCCGTCGACGCCGACGGCCTGGTGACGTCCGTTCTCGACCTGCGGGAGGGGAGGGAGGCCCTGGCGCCGGGCGCGCGGGGCAACCTGCTCCAGCTCCACCCGGACTTCCCCAATATGTGGGACGCCTGGGACGTCGACTCCTTCTACCGGAACACCGTCGTGGACCTGGTCGACGCCGACGACGTGACGGCGGGCCGGGCCGCGGACGGCGGCGTTGAGGTGCGGGTACGCCGGACGTTCGGTTCGTCAGCGGTCACCCAGACGCTGACGCTGCGGCCCGGGACGAAGCGGCTCGACATCGCCACCGAGGTGGACTGGAGGGAGACCGAGAAGTTCCTCAAGGCGGCATTCCCGTTGGACGTGCGTGCCGATGACGCGGCCTCGGAGATCCAGTTCGGGCATGTGCGCCGCCCGACGCACACCAACACGTCGTGGGACGCCGCGAAGTTCGAGACGTGCGCGCACCGCTGGATCCACGTGGGCGAGCCGGGGTACGGCCACGGGGTGGTCAACGACTCCACCTACGGCCACGACGTGACCCGCGACGTTCGGCCCGATGGCGGGACGACCACCACTGTCCGGCTGTCGCTGCTGCGCGCGCCGCGGTTCCCGGACCCGAGGACCGACCACGGCGTGCACCGCTTCTCCTATGCGCTGGTGCCCGGCGCCGAGGTGGGCGATGCCGTGCGCGAGGGATACCGGATCAACCTTCCCGAGCGCGTGGTGCCGGGAGACGGCGAGGTGCCGCCGCTGGTCACCGTGGACCATCCGGGCGTGGTGGTGGAGGCGGTGAAGCTGGCCGAGGACCGCTCCGGCGACGTGGTGGTGCGGATGTACGAGTCCCGGGGGACCCGCGCCCGCGCCGAGGTCGCCTTCGGCTTCGACACGGGCCGGGCCACCCGCGTCGACCTGCTGGAGCGACGCCTGCCGGACGCCCCGGAACCGGAGGAGACCGGCACGGGGGTCCGGCTCGCGCTGCGCCCCTTCGAAATCGTGACGCTGCGGGCGCCGCGTACTGGCTGA
- a CDS encoding GH85 family endohexosaminidase C-terminal domain-containing protein has translation MRPSTAGTPCSAAGSPRHPWKSTSIPSDRPSRRVRTRLWNSCTAATRGRRWNWPSPGRPPRGRARRHRMSTSAPPSNRSRDVLVPQHLPAPGRARPHPARAGGPAAVEQRGRGRAEGVRWRLGRLRLAPRTGQPPGRPRAPRIEAAHTDADSSAALRVRWYAGGSARHYEVLQATPDGPTLLGATATTAHYLTGARRYPGERAARLEIHAIGDDYRRSAPAVLRHTW, from the coding sequence ATGCGCCCTTCCACGGCGGGAACTCCCTGCTCTGCGGCGGGATCACCGCGACACCCGTGGAAATCGACCTCTATCCCGTCCGATCGGCCATCGCGGCGGGTACGGACACGGTTGTGGAACTCGTGCACAGCGGCGACCCGGGGACGACGGTGGAACTGGCCGTCGCCTGGACGGCCCCCGCGCGGCCGGGCGAGGCGCCACCGTATGAGTACCTCAGCGCCCCCGTCGAACCGATCCCGGGACGTCCTGGTCCCGCAGCACCTTCCCGCTCCCGGGCGGGCACGGCCGCACCCTGCGCGCGCTGGGGGTCCGGCTGCGGTCGAACAGCGAGGGCGGGGCCGGGCCGAGGGCGTGCGGTGGCGGCTCGGTCGGCTGCGCCTGGCCCCGCGCACCGGACAGCCGCCCGGACGGCCCCGCGCCCCGCGAATCGAGGCCGCGCACACCGACGCCGACAGCTCCGCCGCGCTGCGGGTGCGCTGGTACGCCGGGGGCAGTGCCCGCCACTACGAGGTCCTCCAGGCCACACCCGACGGCCCGACCCTGCTCGGCGCCACCGCCACCACCGCCCACTACCTGACCGGGGCGCGCCGCTACCCCGGGGAGCGGGCGGCGCGGCTGGAGATCCACGCCATCGGCGACGACTACCGGCGATCCGCTCCGGCGGTGCTGCGGCACACCTGGTGA